A genome region from Rhodopseudomonas boonkerdii includes the following:
- the epmA gene encoding EF-P lysine aminoacylase EpmA → MTSGTDPISPWWSPNRHADRRGFLLARGQITRAVRAWFEAEGFTEVETGALVVSPGNETHLHAPRADLAGHDGAKRARYLRTSPEFACKKLLAAGETRIFELARVFRDRERGDRHLPEFTMLEWYRANEAYEAVIRDTVAIIRLAAETAGTREFSFRGGNADASLPPEFLTVFDAFERFAGVNLAATVWQSKGDRDALADAARSCVRIAEDDTWSDIFSKILVEHVEPHLGEGRMTVLYEYPAPEAALARTKASDPRVAERFEVYACGVELANGFGELTDADEQRRRFTEAMDEKARRYGERYPIDEEFLAAVAAMPLASGVALGFDRLVMLAAGATKIDQVVWTPPA, encoded by the coding sequence TTGACCTCCGGAACCGACCCGATTTCCCCCTGGTGGAGCCCAAACCGCCATGCCGACCGGCGCGGTTTCCTGCTGGCGCGCGGCCAGATCACGCGCGCTGTGCGGGCCTGGTTCGAGGCGGAGGGCTTCACCGAGGTGGAAACCGGCGCGCTGGTGGTCTCGCCGGGCAACGAGACCCATCTGCATGCGCCGCGGGCGGATCTGGCCGGGCATGACGGCGCGAAGCGCGCACGATATCTGCGCACTTCACCTGAATTCGCCTGCAAAAAGCTGCTCGCGGCGGGCGAAACGCGCATTTTCGAACTGGCGCGGGTATTTCGGGATCGCGAGCGCGGCGATCGACATCTGCCGGAATTCACCATGCTCGAATGGTACCGCGCCAACGAGGCTTATGAGGCGGTGATCCGCGACACTGTCGCGATCATCCGATTGGCGGCGGAGACGGCGGGGACGCGCGAATTCAGCTTCCGCGGCGGCAACGCCGACGCAAGTTTGCCGCCGGAATTCCTCACGGTGTTCGATGCCTTTGAGCGCTTTGCAGGCGTGAATCTTGCGGCAACGGTGTGGCAGAGCAAAGGTGACCGCGATGCGCTCGCCGATGCGGCACGGAGCTGTGTCCGGATCGCTGAAGACGACACCTGGTCGGACATTTTCAGCAAGATCCTCGTCGAACATGTCGAGCCGCATCTCGGTGAGGGTCGGATGACCGTGCTCTATGAGTATCCGGCACCTGAAGCGGCGCTGGCGCGGACCAAGGCTTCCGATCCGCGTGTCGCCGAACGCTTCGAGGTCTATGCCTGCGGCGTCGAGCTCGCGAACGGGTTCGGCGAACTCACCGATGCGGATGAACAGCGTCGTCGTTTCACCGAGGCGATGGATGAGAAGGCGCGGCGCTATGGCGAGCGCTATCCGATCGACGAGGAGTTTCTTGCCGCCGTCGCTGCGATGCCGCTGGCATCGGGCGTTGCGCTTGGTTTCGATCGCCTGGTGATGCTGGCCGCCGGCGCGACGAAGATCGATCAGGTCGTGTGGACGCCGCCGGCATGA
- a CDS encoding lysine-2,3-aminomutase-like protein, which translates to MNRPLKIPVTLRQASELVAEGLAPERALAELEQVAARYAVAVTPAVAELIDTNDPDDPIARQYIPDARELDARSNERDDPIGDHAHAPVDGIVHRYPDRVLLKLVHVCAVYCRFCFRREMVGPGKETALSREAYDKALGYIRSHDEIWEVILTGGDPLMLSPRRLKDVVADLAAIDHVKIIRLHTRVPVADPARVNDEMVAALRAKGASTWVALHANHPREFTQAAREACARMIDGGIPMVSQSVLLRGVNDDAATLTALMRGFVENRIKPYYLHHGDLAPGTAHLRTTIAEGQALMQALRGHVSGLCQPDYVLDIPGGYGKAPIGPGYLSQDDAPNRQETDATSPESSYRVVDYCGDVHIYPPKS; encoded by the coding sequence ATGAACAGGCCCTTAAAAATTCCGGTCACGCTGCGGCAGGCGAGCGAGCTTGTCGCCGAAGGCCTCGCGCCGGAACGGGCGCTGGCCGAGCTCGAACAAGTCGCCGCTCGCTATGCGGTGGCGGTGACGCCGGCTGTGGCGGAACTGATCGACACGAACGATCCCGACGATCCGATCGCGCGACAATACATCCCGGATGCGCGCGAACTCGATGCGCGGTCCAACGAGCGCGATGATCCGATCGGCGATCACGCCCATGCGCCGGTCGATGGCATCGTGCATCGCTATCCCGACCGCGTGCTGTTGAAGCTCGTTCACGTCTGCGCGGTCTATTGCCGGTTCTGCTTCCGCCGCGAGATGGTGGGCCCGGGCAAGGAGACCGCGCTGTCGCGCGAGGCCTATGACAAGGCGCTGGGCTACATCCGCTCCCATGACGAGATCTGGGAAGTGATCCTCACTGGCGGTGATCCCTTGATGCTGTCGCCGCGGCGGCTCAAGGACGTCGTGGCCGATCTCGCGGCCATCGATCATGTCAAAATCATTCGCCTGCATACGCGTGTGCCGGTCGCCGATCCCGCGCGCGTCAACGACGAGATGGTTGCTGCGTTGCGTGCGAAAGGGGCATCGACCTGGGTCGCGCTGCACGCCAATCACCCGCGCGAGTTCACGCAGGCCGCGCGCGAGGCCTGCGCGCGCATGATCGATGGCGGAATCCCGATGGTCAGCCAGTCCGTGCTGCTGCGCGGCGTCAATGACGATGCGGCGACGCTGACGGCGCTGATGCGCGGTTTCGTCGAGAACCGCATCAAGCCCTATTACCTGCACCACGGCGATCTCGCCCCCGGCACCGCGCATCTGCGCACCACCATCGCCGAAGGACAGGCGCTGATGCAGGCGCTCCGCGGTCATGTTTCAGGACTTTGCCAGCCCGACTATGTGCTCGATATTCCCGGCGGCTACGGCAAGGCGCCGATCGGACCGGGGTACTTGTCACAAGACGATGCGCCAAATCGGCAGGAGACCGATGCTACGTCACCGGAATCAAGCTATCGTGTGGTGGACTATTGCGGTGACGTGCATATCTATCCGCCGAAGTCGTGA
- a CDS encoding HdeD family acid-resistance protein: MTLPPDFDDLQSKMSETVRSHWKAFLIEGIVLVILGLAAMIVPPVASIAVTVMLGWMFLIAGIATLLVTFWARQAPGFVWSLISAVLGIAAGIILLTRPAEGTLTLTAVVGIYFLAEGVATIMYALQHRKELSERWSWLAISGLLDILIAFFIISGLPGSAAWAIGILVGINLLIGGSSLIAMALAARKKA, translated from the coding sequence ATGACCTTGCCCCCCGATTTCGACGACCTGCAATCGAAGATGAGTGAGACGGTCCGCAGTCACTGGAAAGCCTTCCTGATCGAAGGCATCGTGCTGGTCATCCTCGGCCTTGCGGCGATGATCGTGCCGCCGGTCGCCAGCATCGCCGTGACGGTGATGCTCGGCTGGATGTTTTTGATCGCCGGCATTGCCACTTTACTCGTGACCTTCTGGGCACGTCAGGCCCCCGGCTTCGTCTGGTCATTGATCTCTGCGGTGCTCGGTATCGCCGCCGGCATCATTCTGCTGACACGACCGGCCGAAGGCACGCTGACGCTCACGGCGGTGGTCGGAATCTACTTCCTCGCCGAAGGTGTCGCGACCATTATGTATGCGCTCCAACACCGCAAGGAACTGTCCGAGCGCTGGAGCTGGCTCGCCATTTCCGGCCTGTTGGATATCCTGATCGCCTTCTTCATCATCTCGGGTCTGCCGGGTTCGGCAGCCTGGGCAATCGGAATTCTGGTGGGGATCAATCTCTTGATCGGCGGATCGTCGCTGATCGCAATGGCGCTGGCGGCGCGGAAGAAAGCGTAG
- a CDS encoding PrsW family glutamic-type intramembrane protease: protein MDALESLPTVIGIAAIAPALLVLWLVIAADERPGPPGMVWAAFLLGAASISLLGFSRALFAAIPGLTDDPTWTMVLHAVFGIAAPEEIVKILVIVAVSTQRARTADPMDTVVYGAAAGLGFAAYENLVYLLSYPEMWRTLAVLRSVLTVPFHGALGVIAGAYIAIARSGRALGAHRRDRLAFIRTPLLIVLAPVTLHACYDLPLLTLQQYPDIVGPARRALEGAGMLFGFGTIALAIRLVRRIGAHHAPHTDVSRERLAHLRSMWALTFAGGAAGFAGTAFVITSLRHWYSNPERTVTMVLVPIGFTSIVIGAALLMLTGAAYFLGRNRMRTAAPAIPVQR from the coding sequence GCCGGGACCGCCTGGGATGGTCTGGGCGGCATTCCTGCTTGGCGCCGCCAGCATTTCGCTGCTCGGTTTCTCACGGGCGCTGTTCGCGGCGATTCCCGGCCTCACCGACGATCCGACCTGGACGATGGTGCTGCATGCGGTATTCGGCATCGCTGCGCCCGAGGAGATCGTGAAGATCCTGGTGATCGTCGCAGTCTCGACCCAGCGCGCGCGGACCGCAGATCCCATGGACACCGTGGTCTACGGTGCCGCCGCCGGCCTCGGCTTCGCCGCCTACGAAAACCTCGTTTATCTTCTGAGCTATCCGGAGATGTGGCGCACGCTGGCGGTGCTGCGCAGCGTGCTCACGGTGCCGTTCCACGGCGCCCTCGGCGTCATTGCCGGCGCTTATATCGCCATTGCCCGTTCCGGCCGTGCATTGGGCGCCCATCGCCGCGACCGCCTCGCTTTCATCCGTACACCGCTGCTGATCGTGCTGGCACCGGTGACGCTGCACGCCTGTTACGACCTGCCATTGCTGACCCTGCAGCAATATCCGGACATCGTCGGCCCCGCCCGCCGCGCGCTGGAGGGCGCCGGCATGCTGTTCGGCTTTGGCACCATCGCGCTGGCTATCCGGCTGGTACGCCGCATCGGCGCCCATCATGCGCCGCATACGGATGTCTCGCGCGAGCGGCTGGCGCATCTGCGCAGCATGTGGGCGCTGACCTTCGCCGGCGGCGCCGCGGGCTTTGCCGGCACCGCCTTCGTGATCACGTCGCTGCGGCACTGGTACAGCAATCCCGAGCGGACCGTGACCATGGTGCTGGTGCCGATCGGCTTCACGTCCATCGTCATCGGTGCGGCGCTGCTGATGCTGACCGGGGCCGCTTATTTCCTCGGCCGCAACCGCATGCGCACGGCCGCCCCGGCGATACCCGTTCAGCGGTAG